Proteins from a single region of Flavobacterium sp. YJ01:
- the mgrA gene encoding L-glyceraldehyde 3-phosphate reductase, with amino-acid sequence MKYNRCGKSGLLLPEISLGLWHNFGSVDNFENAESIAIEAFDKGITHFDLANNYGPVPGSAEENFGKILWHNFQGNLRDEIVISTKAGYTMWKGPYGDWGSRKYLLSSLDQSLKRMNVDYVDIFYSHRPDPETPIEETMMALDHAVRSGKALYVGISNYSAEQTKVAVDVLKQLGTPCLIHQAKYSMLERWVENGLLDILEEKGVGCIAFSPLAQGLLTDKYLKGIPENSRAHNPDGHLKEDEVTEERIQKLIQLNEIAQNRNQSLAQMALAWLQKDKRITSVLIGASSVKQLCNNIDCLQNTEFSQDELNAIEKILA; translated from the coding sequence ATGAAATATAACAGATGCGGAAAAAGTGGACTGCTTCTTCCAGAAATTTCTTTAGGATTATGGCATAATTTCGGTTCAGTAGATAATTTTGAAAATGCCGAAAGTATCGCCATTGAGGCTTTTGATAAAGGAATTACACACTTTGATTTAGCGAATAATTATGGCCCAGTTCCTGGATCTGCAGAAGAAAATTTCGGTAAAATATTATGGCATAATTTTCAAGGAAATCTGCGTGATGAAATTGTTATTTCTACCAAAGCAGGTTACACCATGTGGAAAGGACCTTACGGAGATTGGGGTTCAAGAAAATATCTATTATCAAGTTTAGATCAGAGCTTAAAACGAATGAATGTTGATTACGTTGATATTTTTTATTCACACCGTCCAGATCCCGAAACGCCAATTGAAGAAACCATGATGGCTTTAGACCATGCTGTCAGAAGCGGAAAAGCGTTGTATGTTGGAATCAGTAATTATTCGGCAGAGCAGACGAAAGTTGCTGTTGATGTTTTAAAACAATTAGGAACTCCATGTTTAATTCATCAAGCAAAATATTCAATGCTGGAACGTTGGGTTGAAAATGGATTGTTAGATATTCTGGAGGAAAAAGGTGTAGGTTGTATCGCATTTTCGCCTTTGGCGCAAGGACTTTTAACGGATAAATATTTAAAAGGAATTCCAGAAAATTCCAGAGCGCATAATCCAGATGGGCATTTGAAAGAAGATGAGGTTACTGAAGAAAGAATTCAGAAATTAATTCAACTGAATGAAATTGCTCAAAATAGAAATCAATCTTTGGCGCAAATGGCTTTGGCTTGGCTGCAAAAAGACAAGCGAATTACCTCGGTTTTAATTGGAGCGAGTTCTGTAAAGCAATTGTGTAATAATATTGATTGTCTTCAAAATACTGAGTTTTCGCAGGATGAATTGAATGCGATTGAGAAGATATTAGCGTAA